In Pleurocapsa sp. PCC 7319, the following are encoded in one genomic region:
- a CDS encoding translocation/assembly module TamB domain-containing protein, whose translation MNKAPNTKPEQLKSEKGRITKVFSSPKTLATGAIAIATFGSLGYWGVQVLVRKKLPPFLEDQIGKFIERPLDLGEVQSFSLSGIEFGKTVIHPTDTDTDKVIVEGLKVGFNLIPVLFRRTLPLDVTLIQPDVYLEQEKDGEWVNLDFLQSDPNKEKKDPLIYFDVNLDIEQADITAVPYEQNPLQVKVDGSGRFNQKEEFLDYDLDAAIEQAKATIQGETKLQTGTTDTKLLVKDLALTDVATLLPNSPVNLDSGQLNADLDINIPSFEEITAANIKGIVNLQNVTGEATDLNSAVTAKSKLSFSGRNAEVKETQASLGDITARVDGQVNLDSGYDLDLDILPFALSSLPKNIIQQLPVPVKGVVEAQVQLQGAIKEPQLIGRINNTRTVIIDKTTFKEIDAKFKADLNRVVLENVQIIPLAGGEVTAEGSIDTNLQQALNSKQGININQMPLDFSFQANLPTQKLVSPYYQLPQNVAVGNFQAEGKIDGTVENPEALVNWNIPETSTNNQEDIAGSGEVVFMNNNLFLRDTEITYGDGQADLEAEANLDNQQWQANLDANSLNLTPFLKQFNNPNLNLNRPVAVNTAQAKFNGRLDQLDLNQIQGTADLNLSVDGGNVILDSQLNSGNLQAKAVTNNIQLDNFVTSLPVATSLQSGEINASGKLKQILALKDNPDFNSIDANANLDLNVDGEAVAVSSRLNSGRVQASANTSQINLNRVLPDLPIPASVQSSQVTASGELKQLLSFVENPNLSTVEARVDADLEVAEGNVQAIANLNNNQWQANVDANNVSSQLLLDQFAPSNLASVELDDINAQADLTGDINPLINNEVNIPIAINQFTVNSGAQNVNAQGDLTLADITSNLDVTDTNLDVAANLDFDRLPIDQVIAASTQDNQLIAESVNISGQAAFDGQFQGKQLLTEPNEPGNVNLTGDLRLLDFAYNDIAFDPIMTGKVNIQPGEEIALNLKGEQDVIAARAVPCTDSNCQLPYLPTNLELRQGEDTEQPVIATGDRTGDLFSLDIQNFPLALLNLAPAKTAGIEGALKGKTTGNVDLNLYTLAAEGDINIANPGVGYIEANQLDASFNYDPADNIAEITSSSLDLKNSKYQLNAALDLQSGAIDGKLAIPEAYIQDVLTTLRWFTVEDVTDLFNIPDYAEPAAIKPAPEKDTVDQSIARKLNKLRQVNRQIQAKAAARETGGVPTELDIRGKYVGEILLGGTIQTPEADFKVEGKNWQWQPEPAYPDIVEPLGLVKEEAQFIALPKLSIAGELQGTTVDLEKAELQVQEAVLSLEGKLSPEQEDLKFAIANLTVDNIGNFVDIPVDLAGEINAIGTIKGTPTEPKLAGKVAFSNGAFNGNILPAKIAGKFDYDGSQLAFNTTAPEAIKVDATVPYPIIPGKSDRLNAKVNLEKEAFVFLSALSQNYLNWINGEGDAQLQASARLDLAREGVIYDLAANGVVNLEDAAISVETPFFTEPFVGTGKITLNNQIVNVEALDATFAQKDLSVAGKLPLLTAVQNLDNPLTVDISEGQINIDQLYKGGIAGKVNVTGAAMEPFIGGEVSLENGRVSIPKTETTPTEDSVQIAKNKTTNISSRAKALTKAQPTTPKASTSNSSFVTTLNNFKVNLKDFDFEQAPLYQFKLNGNLTLNGTVDKPDNIIPQGTLMLTRADVDLFSSRFNLARNRENTIVFTPEAGVFNPALDIVLRTEVEDLDEQELNNFRTVESNSNEIDDPISAINNSRTVRINLAVNGETAEILPNLAQDNFSCNIRPINEPIVENKKYYTQAELNRLTQCFNQLSLETGGNRDLINSSAVELTSIPSLDQGEILNLLSGQFVAFAQDVSNKSQSELFSLGVNRFIVDPIIDSVLYKVEDTTVSFGKKIGLDYLTVYPDLEGIYEINQDSSVRSTYDYVLNEARIEYQRNF comes from the coding sequence GAATAAGGCCCCAAATACCAAACCAGAGCAACTAAAATCTGAGAAGGGACGAATAACCAAAGTATTTTCTTCCCCTAAAACACTGGCAACAGGTGCAATTGCGATCGCCACTTTTGGTAGTTTGGGTTATTGGGGAGTACAAGTACTAGTTAGAAAGAAGCTACCGCCATTTCTCGAAGATCAGATAGGTAAATTTATTGAACGTCCTCTAGATTTAGGAGAGGTACAAAGCTTTTCCTTGAGTGGAATTGAGTTTGGTAAAACGGTTATTCATCCTACTGATACCGACACCGACAAAGTAATAGTAGAAGGATTAAAAGTTGGGTTTAATTTGATTCCGGTTTTATTTCGACGTACTTTACCTTTAGATGTCACCTTAATTCAACCGGACGTTTATTTAGAACAGGAAAAGGATGGAGAATGGGTTAACCTCGATTTTTTACAGAGTGACCCCAATAAAGAAAAAAAAGATCCTCTTATTTATTTTGATGTCAATTTAGATATTGAACAAGCCGATATCACTGCCGTACCCTATGAACAAAATCCGCTTCAAGTCAAAGTAGACGGTAGTGGAAGATTTAATCAAAAAGAAGAGTTCCTTGATTATGATTTAGATGCTGCTATCGAACAGGCAAAGGCAACGATACAGGGAGAAACCAAGCTACAAACTGGTACGACAGATACCAAGCTGCTGGTTAAAGATTTAGCTTTAACTGATGTGGCCACCCTATTGCCTAACTCTCCTGTCAATCTCGATAGTGGTCAACTTAATGCCGATTTAGACATTAATATTCCCTCTTTTGAAGAAATTACTGCCGCCAATATCAAAGGAATAGTTAATCTGCAAAACGTTACAGGAGAAGCAACCGATTTAAATTCTGCCGTAACAGCAAAATCTAAATTAAGTTTTAGTGGTCGCAATGCAGAAGTTAAAGAAACTCAAGCAAGTTTAGGAGATATTACTGCTCGGGTAGACGGTCAAGTTAATTTAGACAGTGGCTACGATTTAGACTTGGATATACTGCCATTTGCCTTGAGCAGTTTACCAAAAAATATAATTCAGCAATTACCCGTGCCCGTGAAGGGAGTGGTAGAAGCTCAGGTTCAGTTACAAGGTGCCATCAAAGAGCCACAATTAATAGGCAGGATTAATAATACTCGGACGGTAATCATTGATAAAACGACCTTTAAAGAGATCGACGCTAAGTTTAAGGCTGATTTAAATCGGGTTGTGCTGGAGAATGTACAGATTATTCCCCTGGCGGGGGGAGAGGTTACTGCTGAAGGCAGCATAGACACTAATTTACAACAGGCTTTAAATAGTAAGCAGGGGATAAATATCAATCAAATGCCCCTAGATTTTAGTTTTCAGGCAAATTTACCTACTCAAAAACTAGTTTCACCCTATTATCAGTTACCGCAAAATGTGGCAGTAGGTAATTTTCAGGCAGAGGGGAAAATTGACGGTACAGTAGAAAACCCCGAAGCTCTAGTTAATTGGAATATACCGGAAACAAGTACTAATAATCAAGAAGATATTGCTGGTTCAGGAGAAGTTGTGTTCATGAACAACAACTTATTTCTGCGAGATACCGAAATTACTTATGGTGATGGTCAAGCCGATCTCGAAGCAGAAGCTAATTTGGATAATCAACAGTGGCAAGCCAACTTAGATGCTAATTCTCTTAACCTCACTCCTTTTCTCAAGCAATTTAATAACCCTAACTTAAATTTAAATCGACCTGTTGCTGTTAATACTGCTCAAGCTAAATTTAATGGCAGGTTAGATCAACTCGATTTAAATCAAATTCAAGGTACTGCTGACTTAAACTTAAGTGTTGATGGGGGAAATGTTATCCTTGATAGTCAGCTAAACTCTGGTAATCTCCAAGCAAAAGCAGTTACCAATAATATTCAGCTAGATAATTTTGTCACTAGCTTGCCTGTAGCGACATCTTTGCAATCAGGAGAAATTAATGCTTCAGGAAAATTAAAACAAATACTGGCATTGAAAGATAATCCTGACTTTAATAGCATTGACGCTAATGCCAACCTAGATTTGAATGTCGATGGAGAAGCTGTAGCCGTTAGTAGTCGGCTCAATTCTGGTCGAGTTCAGGCAAGTGCTAATACTAGCCAAATTAACTTAAATCGCGTTCTCCCCGATTTACCTATTCCTGCGAGTGTTCAATCTAGCCAGGTAACTGCCTCTGGAGAATTGAAACAACTGTTGAGCTTCGTAGAAAATCCCAATTTAAGTACTGTAGAAGCTAGGGTAGATGCCGATTTAGAAGTTGCCGAGGGAAATGTTCAAGCGATCGCCAATCTTAATAATAATCAATGGCAGGCTAACGTGGACGCTAACAATGTTAGTTCCCAGTTACTCTTGGATCAATTTGCCCCTAGTAACTTAGCCTCAGTAGAACTAGATGATATTAATGCTCAAGCAGATTTAACCGGGGATATCAATCCGTTAATTAATAACGAAGTTAATATTCCTATTGCGATTAATCAATTTACAGTCAATTCTGGTGCGCAAAATGTCAATGCTCAAGGTGATTTAACCCTTGCAGACATTACCAGTAACTTAGATGTTACCGATACTAATCTCGATGTTGCTGCCAACCTGGACTTTGATCGCTTACCTATAGACCAAGTTATTGCTGCTTCCACTCAGGATAACCAATTAATTGCCGAAAGCGTCAATATCTCGGGTCAAGCAGCTTTTGATGGTCAATTTCAGGGAAAACAGTTACTTACTGAACCCAATGAACCAGGCAACGTAAATTTAACTGGAGATTTACGTCTGCTAGATTTTGCTTACAATGATATTGCCTTTGACCCGATAATGACGGGAAAAGTTAACATTCAGCCAGGAGAGGAAATCGCCCTCAATCTTAAGGGAGAACAGGATGTCATTGCCGCTCGTGCCGTTCCTTGCACTGATAGCAATTGTCAACTTCCCTATCTACCCACTAATCTCGAATTACGTCAGGGAGAAGACACTGAACAGCCAGTAATTGCCACAGGCGATCGCACTGGCGATCTTTTTTCCTTGGATATTCAGAATTTTCCTCTGGCATTACTTAATCTTGCCCCCGCTAAAACAGCAGGAATTGAAGGCGCATTGAAAGGAAAAACCACAGGTAATGTCGATCTCAACCTTTATACTCTAGCAGCCGAAGGAGATATTAATATTGCTAACCCAGGAGTGGGCTACATCGAAGCTAATCAGCTTGACGCCAGTTTTAACTACGATCCAGCAGACAACATTGCTGAGATTACCAGCTCTTCTCTAGACTTGAAAAATAGTAAATATCAGCTTAATGCAGCATTAGATCTTCAATCAGGAGCAATAGACGGCAAATTAGCTATTCCTGAAGCTTATATTCAAGATGTATTAACTACTTTACGTTGGTTTACAGTCGAAGACGTTACTGATTTATTTAATATTCCCGATTATGCTGAACCTGCTGCCATTAAGCCAGCACCAGAAAAAGACACCGTAGACCAATCGATCGCCCGAAAACTCAATAAGTTGCGTCAAGTCAATCGCCAAATTCAGGCTAAGGCAGCAGCTAGAGAAACTGGTGGTGTTCCTACAGAATTAGACATTCGGGGTAAGTATGTAGGAGAAATCCTTTTAGGGGGAACAATCCAAACACCAGAAGCAGACTTTAAAGTAGAAGGCAAAAACTGGCAATGGCAACCTGAACCTGCTTATCCCGATATTGTTGAGCCTTTGGGTCTAGTGAAAGAAGAAGCACAGTTTATTGCTCTGCCCAAACTGTCGATTGCCGGAGAGCTTCAGGGAACAACGGTAGATCTAGAAAAAGCTGAGTTACAGGTTCAAGAAGCAGTTTTATCCTTAGAGGGCAAACTATCTCCCGAACAAGAAGATCTTAAGTTTGCGATCGCCAACTTGACTGTTGATAATATTGGTAATTTTGTCGATATTCCTGTGGATCTGGCAGGAGAAATAAACGCGATCGGTACAATTAAAGGAACACCAACTGAGCCGAAATTGGCAGGAAAAGTAGCATTTTCTAATGGAGCATTTAACGGCAATATCTTACCTGCTAAAATTGCGGGAAAATTTGACTATGACGGCAGTCAATTAGCATTTAACACTACTGCTCCTGAGGCAATTAAGGTAGATGCTACCGTTCCCTATCCCATAATCCCCGGTAAAAGCGATCGCCTGAATGCCAAGGTCAATTTAGAAAAAGAAGCCTTTGTTTTCTTGAGTGCCTTAAGTCAAAATTATTTAAACTGGATTAATGGCGAAGGGGATGCTCAATTACAAGCTAGTGCCCGTTTAGATTTAGCCAGAGAAGGAGTAATCTACGATTTAGCTGCCAACGGGGTTGTGAATCTGGAAGATGCTGCCATCAGCGTGGAAACGCCCTTTTTCACAGAACCATTTGTTGGCACGGGCAAAATCACCCTCAACAACCAAATTGTTAATGTTGAAGCTTTAGATGCTACCTTTGCTCAAAAAGACTTATCTGTTGCTGGTAAATTGCCCCTCCTCACCGCAGTCCAAAACTTAGATAATCCTTTGACTGTAGATATCTCTGAAGGTCAGATTAATATCGATCAACTCTATAAAGGTGGAATAGCAGGAAAAGTTAACGTCACTGGAGCAGCAATGGAACCCTTTATTGGCGGGGAAGTAAGCTTAGAAAATGGCAGAGTATCGATCCCTAAAACTGAAACTACCCCCACTGAAGATTCCGTCCAAATTGCTAAAAACAAAACTACCAATATATCTTCTAGAGCCAAAGCACTGACTAAAGCTCAGCCTACCACGCCCAAAGCGAGTACATCTAATTCATCTTTTGTAACTACCTTGAATAACTTTAAGGTCAATTTAAAAGATTTTGACTTTGAGCAAGCTCCTCTCTACCAATTTAAACTCAATGGTAATTTAACTCTCAATGGAACGGTCGACAAACCTGATAACATTATTCCTCAGGGTACTTTGATGCTTACTCGTGCCGATGTAGACTTGTTTAGTAGTAGATTTAATCTAGCGCGTAATCGAGAAAATACTATAGTCTTTACTCCGGAGGCAGGTGTATTCAATCCCGCCCTTGACATTGTTTTAAGAACTGAAGTTGAGGATCTTGATGAGCAAGAATTGAATAATTTTCGTACTGTAGAATCTAATTCTAACGAAATTGACGATCCCATCTCAGCAATCAATAATAGTCGAACTGTCCGCATCAATTTGGCGGTCAATGGAGAAACCGCAGAAATATTACCTAACTTAGCGCAGGACAACTTTAGTTGTAATATTCGTCCGATTAATGAACCGATAGTTGAAAACAAAAAATATTATACTCAAGCAGAATTAAATCGATTAACTCAATGTTTTAATCAATTATCACTAGAAACAGGAGGGAATCGTGACTTAATTAATTCTTCGGCAGTAGAATTAACTAGTATTCCTTCTCTCGATCAGGGAGAAATTTTAAACTTATTGAGTGGTCAATTCGTCGCTTTTGCTCAAGATGTAAGTAACAAAAGTCAATCTGAATTGTTCAGTTTAGGGGTTAACAGGTTTATAGTCGACCCGATAATAGATAGCGTACTTTATAAAGTGGAAGATACAACGGTTAGTTTTGGTAAGAAAATTGGTTTAGATTATCTAACTGTATATCCCGATTTAGAAGGAATTTATGAAATCAACCAAGATTCATCGGTGCGTTCAACCTATGACTATGTTCTTAATGAAGCCAGAATAGAATACCAAAGAAATTTTTAA
- a CDS encoding DUF2294 domain-containing protein — MNQNLPTSGQIERELSQKVQKLYRQELEHSPGKVTCQLFGNQLAIVIENALTAVEKTLADIEPKNQKVKKLNSAINDVIESKLKDLIEEMLAVQVNDILFDTTLETSRTGAIITLNQPPEVRNPESIPKIKTQK, encoded by the coding sequence ATGAATCAAAATTTACCAACTAGTGGACAAATTGAGCGTGAACTTTCTCAAAAAGTTCAAAAATTATATCGACAAGAACTAGAACACTCACCAGGGAAAGTAACCTGCCAGCTTTTTGGTAATCAGCTAGCAATTGTAATTGAAAATGCTCTAACAGCTGTCGAAAAAACTTTAGCTGATATCGAACCGAAAAATCAGAAGGTGAAAAAGTTAAATTCAGCTATTAATGATGTTATTGAATCTAAACTAAAAGATTTAATTGAAGAGATGTTAGCAGTTCAAGTAAACGACATCTTGTTCGATACTACTTTAGAAACAAGTCGTACTGGTGCGATTATTACTCTCAACCAGCCCCCTGAAGTGCGGAACCCAGAATCAATTCCCAAAATAAAAACTCAAAAATGA
- a CDS encoding iron uptake porin yields MNSIVGKTAPIFLAALATGVYSNSVQAQVEPNELMNQVEQYGQEGQGKSIGQVTNVNQLRDVSPTDWAYEALRSLVDRYGCIAGFPNQTYRGSQALTRYEFAAGLNSCLNQIERLIASSEAVSQEDLDTINRLTQEFEAELATLGGRVDELESRTALLEDTQFSTTTKLAGEVIFGLASVVAGSNDDGIDGNDDDIDRVPVFGNRTRLELETSFSGEDLLFTRLSTGNFPSFADETGTFQGDLAFAEPADNDLGLEVLFYDRPIGENTNVIIGAAGLAADDIANTVSVLDGDGGSGAVSAFGTRAPIYFPPGETGVGVIHNFGEKLEFSAGYLAGEASDPSDDSGLFDGSYSALGQLLFTPFEKLNVALTYVHAQDQSDTGVGSDLANIQSLTAAGEDADPLDPEVFDAGIPTASNSYGAQFSFALSDRIIIGGWGGLSKVRTLENFVSDGQNVGRGSQDIWNWAATLAFPDLGKEGSLAGIIVGMEPWVAKSSIDVQGFDDDEETSLHAEAFYQYQFNDNIAITPGVVYINNPDNNEDNDDLVITTIRTTFSF; encoded by the coding sequence ATGAATAGTATTGTAGGCAAAACTGCCCCAATTTTTTTGGCTGCGCTAGCAACGGGTGTTTATAGCAACTCAGTTCAGGCTCAAGTAGAACCCAATGAGCTTATGAATCAAGTTGAGCAGTACGGACAGGAAGGACAGGGTAAAAGTATTGGTCAAGTAACTAATGTCAATCAACTGCGAGATGTATCCCCCACAGACTGGGCTTATGAAGCCCTAAGAAGTTTAGTAGATCGTTACGGTTGTATTGCCGGATTTCCTAACCAGACTTATCGCGGCAGTCAGGCTCTAACCCGCTATGAATTTGCTGCGGGCTTAAACTCTTGTTTAAATCAAATTGAGCGTCTAATTGCTTCTTCAGAAGCTGTGAGTCAAGAGGATTTGGATACTATTAATCGTTTGACCCAAGAGTTTGAGGCAGAATTAGCTACTTTAGGGGGCAGAGTAGATGAGCTTGAAAGCCGTACTGCTCTCTTGGAAGACACCCAATTTTCTACTACTACTAAGTTAGCTGGGGAAGTTATTTTTGGACTTGCTAGCGTTGTTGCCGGTTCCAATGATGATGGTATCGATGGCAATGATGATGATATTGATCGAGTACCCGTATTTGGTAATCGTACTCGTTTAGAATTAGAAACCAGTTTTTCCGGGGAAGATTTACTGTTTACTCGTCTTTCTACGGGTAACTTCCCTTCGTTTGCTGATGAAACAGGTACTTTCCAAGGAGATTTAGCCTTTGCAGAACCTGCTGATAACGATCTAGGGTTAGAAGTTTTATTCTACGATCGCCCAATTGGGGAGAATACCAACGTCATTATTGGTGCAGCAGGATTGGCAGCTGATGATATTGCCAATACTGTCAGTGTTCTAGATGGCGATGGTGGTTCGGGGGCAGTTTCTGCTTTTGGTACTCGTGCTCCTATTTATTTTCCACCAGGAGAAACAGGAGTGGGTGTAATTCATAATTTTGGCGAAAAATTAGAGTTTAGTGCCGGTTATTTAGCTGGCGAAGCCAGCGATCCGAGTGATGATAGTGGCTTGTTTGATGGTTCCTATAGTGCCCTCGGTCAACTTCTGTTTACTCCTTTTGAAAAGTTGAATGTGGCTCTAACCTATGTTCATGCTCAAGATCAAAGTGATACTGGAGTTGGTAGTGATTTAGCAAATATTCAATCTCTAACCGCAGCAGGTGAAGATGCCGATCCTCTCGATCCAGAAGTTTTTGACGCTGGAATCCCTACTGCCAGTAATTCTTATGGGGCACAGTTCTCTTTTGCCCTGAGCGATCGCATTATCATTGGTGGCTGGGGTGGTCTAAGTAAGGTTAGGACTCTGGAAAACTTTGTATCGGATGGACAGAATGTTGGGCGAGGTTCTCAAGACATTTGGAACTGGGCTGCTACTTTGGCATTTCCCGATTTAGGTAAAGAGGGAAGTTTGGCTGGTATTATTGTCGGGATGGAACCTTGGGTAGCCAAATCTAGTATTGATGTTCAAGGATTTGATGATGATGAGGAAACCTCCTTACACGCAGAAGCCTTTTATCAATATCAATTTAATGACAATATTGCCATTACCCCTGGGGTAGTTTACATTAATAACCCTGACAACAATGAAGATAACGATGATTTGGTCATCACTACTATTCGTACTACCTTTAGCTTTTAG
- a CDS encoding histidine phosphatase family protein produces MKSVELFLALGLATAIGVTGTVSVNANGYEVASDEPVDANSYLLAEGGEGGEGGEGGEGGAGGTSSEGGEGGETLSPGEQANADFLDKISSSELLSELQQGGYVIYFRHAQTEKDYADQVTADVNNCSTQRVLSEEGWEQANMIGDAFEAAEIPIGKVTTSEYCRAWKTAGLAFGQYEKDPALNFLPFEDYTDEQVEQMKTSVTPLLTAVPESGTNDIIVGHDDIFESATGIYPAPQGMAYVVKPDGNGGFELIANMLPEEWAEL; encoded by the coding sequence ATGAAATCAGTAGAATTATTTTTAGCACTTGGTTTAGCTACTGCCATAGGTGTGACAGGAACAGTATCAGTCAATGCTAATGGCTACGAAGTTGCGAGCGACGAACCAGTAGATGCCAATTCTTATCTGCTCGCAGAAGGTGGTGAAGGTGGTGAAGGCGGCGAAGGTGGCGAAGGCGGAGCAGGCGGCACCAGTAGCGAAGGTGGCGAAGGCGGCGAAACTCTAAGCCCTGGAGAACAAGCTAATGCCGACTTTTTGGACAAAATAAGTAGCTCAGAACTTTTGAGCGAACTCCAGCAAGGTGGATATGTAATCTATTTCCGGCATGCTCAGACCGAAAAGGATTATGCAGATCAAGTTACCGCAGATGTCAACAATTGCTCCACTCAACGAGTACTTAGTGAAGAAGGTTGGGAACAAGCAAATATGATTGGGGATGCTTTTGAAGCAGCGGAAATACCTATCGGCAAAGTCACTACCAGCGAATATTGTCGTGCTTGGAAAACTGCTGGTTTAGCCTTTGGTCAATATGAGAAAGATCCTGCTCTCAACTTTCTTCCGTTTGAAGACTATACCGATGAGCAGGTAGAGCAAATGAAAACCAGCGTTACACCTCTATTAACTGCTGTTCCTGAAAGTGGTACTAACGACATCATTGTTGGTCATGATGACATTTTTGAGTCGGCTACTGGAATCTATCCCGCTCCGCAAGGAATGGCTTATGTAGTTAAACCTGATGGTAACGGTGGTTTTGAACTCATCGCCAATATGCTGCCTGAGGAATGGGCTGAACTTTAA
- a CDS encoding recombinase family protein, which yields MKIIAYLYSDPLLEVAPNQEIWGLEINQVYQDFGKHEQLEQLIADCQQDKPDFLLIRRLDELGKNISIISDRLAQLESLGIKIIATEQDYNSFQWEQASNFDFTYNNDLKLNLSRLLQQIQVSSQSIRLKQGHARNRLKILPPPGKAPYGYRRGQDKYIIDKSTAPVVKDFFERFLLFGSLRGAVRYLEKRYGKKISPSTGRNWLINPVYRGDLKYKNKDLISNTHTPIINREEAAQIDRLLRRNSLLPPRTASAPRSLAGLVICQQCQLTMNITRVTRYKKNTEYLYLRCHSCPQNPKCKAIAYPEVLTQTIEKICAELPLAVAQLNLPDKTALEGALKTKVKQKQDIINQLPTLLKTGILDQETAAIRNYKLRTEISQLEKKIAQLPPGNLQAIAKDVSLPQFWLDLSESERRFYFREFIKQVEIIRENSQLWKLNLRFIF from the coding sequence ATGAAAATCATTGCCTACTTATATAGTGATCCTTTATTAGAAGTAGCCCCAAATCAGGAAATATGGGGCTTAGAAATAAACCAGGTTTATCAAGATTTTGGTAAGCATGAACAGTTGGAACAATTGATTGCAGACTGCCAACAAGACAAGCCCGATTTTTTATTAATTCGTCGTTTAGATGAATTGGGTAAAAATATTAGTATAATTAGCGATCGCCTTGCTCAACTAGAGTCTTTAGGAATTAAAATTATCGCCACAGAACAAGATTACAATTCTTTTCAATGGGAGCAAGCTAGTAACTTCGATTTTACTTATAATAACGATCTTAAGCTTAATTTAAGCAGATTACTGCAGCAAATACAAGTCAGTAGTCAGAGTATTCGTTTGAAACAAGGACATGCTCGCAATCGTCTCAAGATCCTTCCCCCCCCAGGAAAAGCTCCTTATGGATATCGAAGGGGTCAGGATAAATATATCATTGATAAAAGTACTGCTCCTGTGGTCAAAGACTTTTTTGAAAGATTTTTATTGTTTGGTTCTTTACGAGGTGCAGTCAGATATTTAGAGAAACGATATGGGAAAAAAATCTCTCCTTCTACTGGTCGTAATTGGTTAATTAATCCTGTATATCGAGGAGATTTAAAGTACAAAAATAAAGACTTAATTTCTAATACCCACACACCGATTATTAACCGAGAAGAAGCAGCACAAATAGATCGTCTGTTACGACGCAATAGTCTTCTACCACCGAGAACGGCTAGTGCTCCACGCTCTCTAGCAGGTTTAGTTATTTGTCAACAATGCCAGTTAACTATGAATATTACTCGTGTAACCAGATATAAAAAGAATACTGAATATTTATACTTGCGTTGTCATAGTTGTCCTCAAAATCCTAAATGCAAAGCAATTGCTTACCCTGAAGTTTTAACCCAGACTATTGAAAAGATCTGTGCAGAGCTTCCTCTAGCTGTTGCTCAACTAAATTTACCTGATAAAACTGCTCTTGAAGGTGCATTAAAAACCAAAGTAAAACAGAAACAGGACATTATTAATCAGCTACCAACACTACTTAAAACTGGAATTTTAGACCAAGAAACCGCCGCTATTCGTAACTATAAATTGCGCACTGAAATATCCCAATTAGAAAAAAAAATTGCTCAACTTCCTCCTGGTAATTTACAAGCGATCGCCAAGGATGTTTCTCTACCGCAATTTTGGTTGGATTTATCAGAATCAGAAAGACGTTTTTATTTTCGGGAATTTATTAAACAAGTTGAGATTATTCGTGAAAATTCTCAATTGTGGAAGTTGAATTTAAGGTTCATTTTTTAA
- a CDS encoding SDR family oxidoreductase: protein MKITIIGCGYVGSAVARLWHEAGDDVTVTTTSPDKKEQLKAIASEVAILSGNDLVGLKQVLADRDLVLLSVGAKQRTPEAYRRAYLETAQNVVSAIRATNSVQQLIYTSSYGILGNKSGAVIDETTSVNPITEGSKIMYQTEQVLLSVPESEFKTCVFRLSGIYGRGRELIKIFKRRAGTTQPGTGADYTNWVNLDDIVQAIAFAREQQLQGIYNLNSDQVLTTKEFFQNLFQVHNLSPITWDSSQASTRPYNMILSNQKLKDAGFKLTYPQIQFQ from the coding sequence ATGAAAATTACAATTATTGGCTGTGGATATGTTGGCAGCGCAGTTGCTCGTTTGTGGCACGAAGCAGGTGATGATGTCACCGTTACGACAACTAGTCCAGATAAAAAAGAACAGCTCAAGGCGATCGCTTCTGAAGTTGCTATATTAAGCGGAAACGATCTCGTTGGTTTAAAACAGGTGCTGGCAGACCGCGATCTAGTACTTCTAAGCGTTGGAGCCAAACAACGCACTCCAGAAGCTTATCGCCGAGCATATCTGGAAACTGCTCAAAATGTTGTGAGTGCTATTCGTGCTACTAATAGTGTTCAACAGCTGATATACACTAGTAGTTATGGCATTTTAGGCAATAAAAGTGGAGCAGTAATTGATGAAACCACTTCGGTCAACCCCATTACTGAGGGTAGCAAAATTATGTATCAGACTGAGCAGGTTTTATTGTCGGTTCCAGAGTCAGAATTTAAGACCTGTGTTTTTCGCTTATCAGGTATTTATGGCAGAGGAAGAGAGCTAATTAAAATATTTAAGCGTAGAGCTGGAACAACCCAACCAGGAACAGGAGCAGATTATACCAACTGGGTTAATTTAGATGATATTGTACAGGCGATCGCTTTTGCCCGAGAGCAGCAGCTACAAGGAATTTACAATCTGAATAGCGATCAAGTTCTAACTACCAAAGAATTTTTCCAGAATTTATTTCAAGTTCATAATTTATCTCCGATTACATGGGATAGCTCTCAAGCTTCAACTCGCCCCTATAATATGATACTTTCTAACCAAAAACTAAAAGATGCTGGATTTAAACTAACTTATCCTCAAATTCAATTCCAATAA